A genomic stretch from Arachis stenosperma cultivar V10309 chromosome 3, arast.V10309.gnm1.PFL2, whole genome shotgun sequence includes:
- the LOC130967968 gene encoding homeobox protein knotted-1-like 2 isoform X1 translates to MAFRDHQPHEITFQSFTDEQHLNHNRDMQRMLTLSGAGDGGPAPTWLNNVRQQNFLHLQPDASSARNDDVRDMMAAEATSAEKSMDHRKNHLQQQRTMTESNNCDSEDAVEYKADILGHPLYEQLLSAHVSCLRIATPVDQLPRIDAQLQQSQRVVEKYSAHGNNGALNEKELDNFMTHYVLLLCAFKEQLQQHVRVHAMEAVMACWELEQSLQSLTGVSPGEGTGTTMSDDEDDQAAESNGNLYEGCLDGADSLSFGPLVPTETERSLMERVRQELKHELKQGYKDKIVDIREEILRKRRAGKLPGDTTSLLKAWWQSHSKWPYPTEEDKARLVQETGLQLKQINNWFINQRKRNWHTNPSSSTGAKSKRKNTNNKSGGAGETNNQSFM, encoded by the exons ATGGCTTTTCGCGACCACCAACCACACGAAATTACTTTTCAGTCCTTCACGGACGAGCAACATTTAAATCACAACAGAGACATGCAGAGGATGCTAACTCTCTCCGGCGCCGGCGATGGAGGACCGGCTCCGACGTGGCTGAACAACGTCCGGCAGCAGAATTTCCTGCACCTTCAGCCGGACGCGTCGTCGGCACGAAACGACGACGTTCGAGACATGATGGCGGCGGAAGCTACGTCAGCGGAGAAGAGCATGGATCATCGGAAGAACCACCTCCAGCAGCAGCGGACGATGACGGAAAGTAACAACTGCGACTCAGAGGATGCGGTGGAGTACAAGGCGGACATCCTAGGACACCCGCTATACGAGCAGCTGCTGTCGGCGCACGTGTCGTGTTTGAGGATCGCGACGCCCGTTGACCAGCTACCGAGAATCGACGCTCAGTTGCAGCAGTCGCAGCGCGTGGTGGAGAAGTACTCTGCGCATGGGAATAATGGTGCTCTCAATGAGAAGGAGCTTGATAACTTCATG ACACATTACGTTCTATTGCTTTGCGCTTTTAAAGAACAATTGCAACAACATGTCCGTGTCCATGCCATGGAAGCAGTGATGGCTTGTTGGGAGCTCGAGCAGTCTCTACAAAGCTTGACGG GTGTATCTCCCGGAGAAGGGACAGGTACGACGATGTCGGACGACGAAGACGATCAGGCGGCAGAGAGCAATGGCAACTTGTACGAAGGATGTTTAGATGGCGCTGATAGTCTCAGCTTTGGCCCTCTTGTTCCAACTGAAACTGAAAGATCTCTAATGGAGCGTGTTCGCCAGGAGCTAAAGCACGAGCTAAAACAG GGTTACAAGGATAAAATTGTTGACATAAGAGAAGAAATTCTGCGAAAGAGAAGAGCCGGGAAGCTTCCTGGGGATACCACCTCTCTCTTAAAAGCTTGGTGGCAATCTCATTCTAAATGGCCCTATCCAACG GAAGAAGACAAGGCGAGGCTGGTGCAGGAAACAGGCTTGCAATTAAAGCAGATAAATAACTGGTTCATAAATCAGAGGAAAAGGAATTGGCATACTAATCCTTCGTCGTCTACTGGCGCCAAAAGCAAGCGCAAGAATACTAATAATAAAAG CGGTGGTGCAGGTGAAACAAATAACCAGAGCTTCATGTGA
- the LOC130967968 gene encoding homeobox protein knotted-1-like 13 isoform X2: protein MAFRDHQPHEITFQSFTDEQHLNHNRDMQRMLTLSGAGDGGPAPTWLNNVRQQNFLHLQPDASSARNDDVRDMMAAEATSAEKSMDHRKNHLQQQRTMTESNNCDSEDAVEYKADILGHPLYEQLLSAHVSCLRIATPVDQLPRIDAQLQQSQRVVEKYSAHGNNGALNEKELDNFMTHYVLLLCAFKEQLQQHVRVHAMEAVMACWELEQSLQSLTGVSPGEGTGTTMSDDEDDQAAESNGNLYEGCLDGADSLSFGPLVPTETERSLMERVRQELKHELKQGYKDKIVDIREEILRKRRAGKLPGDTTSLLKAWWQSHSKWPYPTEEDKARLVQETGLQLKQINNWFINQRKRNWHTNPSSSTGAKSKRKNTNNKR, encoded by the exons ATGGCTTTTCGCGACCACCAACCACACGAAATTACTTTTCAGTCCTTCACGGACGAGCAACATTTAAATCACAACAGAGACATGCAGAGGATGCTAACTCTCTCCGGCGCCGGCGATGGAGGACCGGCTCCGACGTGGCTGAACAACGTCCGGCAGCAGAATTTCCTGCACCTTCAGCCGGACGCGTCGTCGGCACGAAACGACGACGTTCGAGACATGATGGCGGCGGAAGCTACGTCAGCGGAGAAGAGCATGGATCATCGGAAGAACCACCTCCAGCAGCAGCGGACGATGACGGAAAGTAACAACTGCGACTCAGAGGATGCGGTGGAGTACAAGGCGGACATCCTAGGACACCCGCTATACGAGCAGCTGCTGTCGGCGCACGTGTCGTGTTTGAGGATCGCGACGCCCGTTGACCAGCTACCGAGAATCGACGCTCAGTTGCAGCAGTCGCAGCGCGTGGTGGAGAAGTACTCTGCGCATGGGAATAATGGTGCTCTCAATGAGAAGGAGCTTGATAACTTCATG ACACATTACGTTCTATTGCTTTGCGCTTTTAAAGAACAATTGCAACAACATGTCCGTGTCCATGCCATGGAAGCAGTGATGGCTTGTTGGGAGCTCGAGCAGTCTCTACAAAGCTTGACGG GTGTATCTCCCGGAGAAGGGACAGGTACGACGATGTCGGACGACGAAGACGATCAGGCGGCAGAGAGCAATGGCAACTTGTACGAAGGATGTTTAGATGGCGCTGATAGTCTCAGCTTTGGCCCTCTTGTTCCAACTGAAACTGAAAGATCTCTAATGGAGCGTGTTCGCCAGGAGCTAAAGCACGAGCTAAAACAG GGTTACAAGGATAAAATTGTTGACATAAGAGAAGAAATTCTGCGAAAGAGAAGAGCCGGGAAGCTTCCTGGGGATACCACCTCTCTCTTAAAAGCTTGGTGGCAATCTCATTCTAAATGGCCCTATCCAACG GAAGAAGACAAGGCGAGGCTGGTGCAGGAAACAGGCTTGCAATTAAAGCAGATAAATAACTGGTTCATAAATCAGAGGAAAAGGAATTGGCATACTAATCCTTCGTCGTCTACTGGCGCCAAAAGCAAGCGCAAGAATACTAATAATAAAAG GTGA